Proteins co-encoded in one Rhopalosiphum maidis isolate BTI-1 chromosome 2, ASM367621v3, whole genome shotgun sequence genomic window:
- the LOC113554822 gene encoding ABC transporter G family member 20 isoform X2 — MTSGVGNSPDVVAMEPRNSNGSVSVGIVDGGGGIVNPAFQPPSLLSQQSTVWTRRQQAVCVRHAFKHYGSASKPNHVLSNLNMTVAKGTIYGLLGASGCGKTTLLSCIVGRRRLNTGQIFVLGGKPGTKGSGVPGKRVGYMPQEIALYGEFSIKETMMYFGWIFGMETSEINDRLQFLLNFLDLPSQSRLVKNLSGGQQRRVSFAVALMHDPELLILDEPTVGVDPLLRQSIWNHLVQITKDGHKTVIITTHYIEEARQAHTIGLMRSGRLLAEESPRVLLSMYHCQSLEEVFLKLSRKQGTDGQPQETPVNISNNISLATLNWGKKDEPVYVTEESGVVGLNFHQSKEVLAQDQSNGINGKLSEMQMMEPQYDSSCCEITTRGKTKALLQKNFLRMWRNVGVMLFIFALPVMQVILFCLAIGRDPTGLHLAVVNKEMDWNTMECPVYDNCTLNMFSCRYLNALPKDTVVLDYYETPEKAINAVKVGDAWGALYFTENFTDALVARMALGRESDEETLDQSEVRVWLDMSNQQIGLMLNRDLQLSYRDFGQGLLQSCDQNPKLADIPIQFKEPIYGSSDPSFTDFVAPGVILTIVFFLAVALTSSALIIERTEGLLDRSWVAGVTPLEILFSHVITQFVVMCGQTALVLIFMILVFGVECKGDITLVITLTILQGLCGMCFGFVISAICELERNAIQLALGSFYPTLLLSGVIWPVEGMPVLLRYVSYCLPLTMATTSLRSILTRGWNLLEPDVYLGFVSTISWIVLFLSISMAVLKFKRG; from the exons ATGACGTCCGGCGTGGGCAATTCTCCGGACGTGGTGGCCATGGAGCCCCGGAACAGCAACGGTAGCGTCAGCGTGGGAATAGTGGACGGCGGCGGTGGAATCGTCAACCCCGCGTTTCAGCCACCTTCATTGCTCAGCCAACAGAGTACCGTATGGACGCGCCGCCAGCAGGCTGTTTGCGTTCGACACGCGTTCAAGCACTACGGTTCTGCAAGCAAGCCGAACCACGTGCTAAGCAACCTTAACATGACGGTTGCTAAAGGCACAAT ATATGGATTGCTGGGAGCTAGTGGTTGCGGAAAAACCACATTGCTCAGCTGTATTGTTGGTAGGCGGCGACTAAACACAGGACAAATCTTTGTACTCGGAGGAAAGCCCGGAACTAAAGGAAGTGGAGTTCCCGGAAAACGCGTTGGATACATGCCTCAg gaaaTAGCTCTGTACGGAGAGTTTTCCATCAAAGAGACAATGATGTATTTTGGCTGGATATTCGGTATGGAAACGTCAGAAATCAATGATAGACTTCAGTTTCTTTTGAACTTCTTAGATTTGCCAAGCCAATCTAGATTGGTGAAAAATCttag tGGTGGTCAACAAAGAAGAGTTTCATTCGCTGTGGCTCTTATGCACGATCCAGAACTCTTAATTTTAGACGAACCTACGGTTGGTGTAGATCCTTTACTGCGTCAAAG TATTTGGAATCATTTGGTTCAGATCACAAAAGATGGACataaaacagttattataacTACACATTACATCGAGGAAGCTCGGCAAGCGCACact ATCGGTTTAATGAGAAGTGGAAGGTTATTGGCTGAAGAATCTCCACGTGTATTGCTATCTATGTATCACTGTCAGTCATTAGAGgaagtgtttttaaaattgagtaGAAAGCAAGGGACGGACGGACAACCGCAGGAAACGCCTGTCAATATATCGAATAACATTTCACTC GCTACGTTAAACTGGGGTAAAAAGGACGAACCTGTTTATGTAACTGAAGAGAGTGGTGTAGTAGGCTTGAACTTCCATCAATCAAAGGAGGTGCTTGCGCAAGATCAGTCAAATGGCATAAATGGTAAATTGTCAGAAATGCAAATGATGGAGCCACAATATGACTCGAGTTGTTGTGAAATCACTACTCGAGGAAAAACAAAGGCATTGTTGCAAAAGAATTTTTTGAGAATGTGGAGAAACGTTgg AGTTATGTTGTTCATATTTGCATTACCAGTAATGCAAGTCATACTTTTCTGTTTGGCCATCGGTAGAGATCCAACAGGCTTACATTTGGCTGTAGTCAACAAGGAAATGGACTGGAATACAATGGAATGTCCAGTTTATGATAATTGTACTCTTAACATGTTTTCGTGTAGGTACTTAAACGCTTTACCAAAAGACACCGTAGTATTA GATTATTATGAGACCCCTGAGAAAGCTATAAATGCTGTTAAAGTGGGTGATGCGTGGGGTGCGCTATACTTCACTGAAAACTTTACTGACGCACTCGTAGCACGAATGGCGTTGGGTAGAGAATCTGACGAAGAAACATTGGACCAGAGTGAAGTGCGAGTGTGGCTTGACATGTCGA aCCAACAAATTGGTTTAATGTTGAACAGAGACTTGCAATTGTCTTATAGAGACTTTGGGCAAGGTTTACTGCAGAGCTGTGACCAAAATCCTAAACTCGCGGATATTCCAATTCAG TTCAAAGAACCAATATACGGCAGTAGTGATCCCAGTTTTACGGATTTCGTAGCGCCGGGAGTCATTTTAAC AATTGTTTTCTTCTTGGCTGTCGCACTCACGTCTTCGGCACTTATCATCGAGCGCACTGAGGGCCTGTTGGACAGGAGTTGGGTTGCCG GTGTAACACCGTTAGAAATATTGTTCTCCCATGTCATTACGCAATTTGTAGTCATGTGTGGACAAACAGCACTTGTTCTTATATTCATGATTCTTGTATTTGGTGTGGAATGCAAAGGAGACATTACTTTAGTCATAACCCTCACAATATTGCAGGGTCTTTGCGGCATGTGCTTCG GTTTCGTTATATCAGCCATATGTGAACTAGAAAGAAACGCTATCCAGTTGGCCCTGGGAAGCTTTTACCCGACACTTCTGCTCAGTG GTGTCATCTGGCCGGTGGAAGGTATGCCCGTTTTGTTGCGGTACGTCAGCTACTGTCTACCGCTGACCATGGCAACGACGTCCCTACGGAGCATACTGACTCGTGGCTGGAACCTGCTGGAACCCGACGTGTACTTGGGCTTCGTGTCCACCATCTCATGGATAGTGTTGTTCCTGTCTATCAGCATGGCCGTGCTCAAGTTCAAGCGCGGCTGA
- the LOC113554822 gene encoding ABC transporter G family member 20 isoform X1: MDDKDKIRKMFSWSSSLTEGNEESGGGKATMTSGVGNSPDVVAMEPRNSNGSVSVGIVDGGGGIVNPAFQPPSLLSQQSTVWTRRQQAVCVRHAFKHYGSASKPNHVLSNLNMTVAKGTIYGLLGASGCGKTTLLSCIVGRRRLNTGQIFVLGGKPGTKGSGVPGKRVGYMPQEIALYGEFSIKETMMYFGWIFGMETSEINDRLQFLLNFLDLPSQSRLVKNLSGGQQRRVSFAVALMHDPELLILDEPTVGVDPLLRQSIWNHLVQITKDGHKTVIITTHYIEEARQAHTIGLMRSGRLLAEESPRVLLSMYHCQSLEEVFLKLSRKQGTDGQPQETPVNISNNISLATLNWGKKDEPVYVTEESGVVGLNFHQSKEVLAQDQSNGINGKLSEMQMMEPQYDSSCCEITTRGKTKALLQKNFLRMWRNVGVMLFIFALPVMQVILFCLAIGRDPTGLHLAVVNKEMDWNTMECPVYDNCTLNMFSCRYLNALPKDTVVLDYYETPEKAINAVKVGDAWGALYFTENFTDALVARMALGRESDEETLDQSEVRVWLDMSNQQIGLMLNRDLQLSYRDFGQGLLQSCDQNPKLADIPIQFKEPIYGSSDPSFTDFVAPGVILTIVFFLAVALTSSALIIERTEGLLDRSWVAGVTPLEILFSHVITQFVVMCGQTALVLIFMILVFGVECKGDITLVITLTILQGLCGMCFGFVISAICELERNAIQLALGSFYPTLLLSGVIWPVEGMPVLLRYVSYCLPLTMATTSLRSILTRGWNLLEPDVYLGFVSTISWIVLFLSISMAVLKFKRG, from the exons AGAAGGAAACGAAGAATCCGGCGGTGGTAAGGCGACTATGACGTCCGGCGTGGGCAATTCTCCGGACGTGGTGGCCATGGAGCCCCGGAACAGCAACGGTAGCGTCAGCGTGGGAATAGTGGACGGCGGCGGTGGAATCGTCAACCCCGCGTTTCAGCCACCTTCATTGCTCAGCCAACAGAGTACCGTATGGACGCGCCGCCAGCAGGCTGTTTGCGTTCGACACGCGTTCAAGCACTACGGTTCTGCAAGCAAGCCGAACCACGTGCTAAGCAACCTTAACATGACGGTTGCTAAAGGCACAAT ATATGGATTGCTGGGAGCTAGTGGTTGCGGAAAAACCACATTGCTCAGCTGTATTGTTGGTAGGCGGCGACTAAACACAGGACAAATCTTTGTACTCGGAGGAAAGCCCGGAACTAAAGGAAGTGGAGTTCCCGGAAAACGCGTTGGATACATGCCTCAg gaaaTAGCTCTGTACGGAGAGTTTTCCATCAAAGAGACAATGATGTATTTTGGCTGGATATTCGGTATGGAAACGTCAGAAATCAATGATAGACTTCAGTTTCTTTTGAACTTCTTAGATTTGCCAAGCCAATCTAGATTGGTGAAAAATCttag tGGTGGTCAACAAAGAAGAGTTTCATTCGCTGTGGCTCTTATGCACGATCCAGAACTCTTAATTTTAGACGAACCTACGGTTGGTGTAGATCCTTTACTGCGTCAAAG TATTTGGAATCATTTGGTTCAGATCACAAAAGATGGACataaaacagttattataacTACACATTACATCGAGGAAGCTCGGCAAGCGCACact ATCGGTTTAATGAGAAGTGGAAGGTTATTGGCTGAAGAATCTCCACGTGTATTGCTATCTATGTATCACTGTCAGTCATTAGAGgaagtgtttttaaaattgagtaGAAAGCAAGGGACGGACGGACAACCGCAGGAAACGCCTGTCAATATATCGAATAACATTTCACTC GCTACGTTAAACTGGGGTAAAAAGGACGAACCTGTTTATGTAACTGAAGAGAGTGGTGTAGTAGGCTTGAACTTCCATCAATCAAAGGAGGTGCTTGCGCAAGATCAGTCAAATGGCATAAATGGTAAATTGTCAGAAATGCAAATGATGGAGCCACAATATGACTCGAGTTGTTGTGAAATCACTACTCGAGGAAAAACAAAGGCATTGTTGCAAAAGAATTTTTTGAGAATGTGGAGAAACGTTgg AGTTATGTTGTTCATATTTGCATTACCAGTAATGCAAGTCATACTTTTCTGTTTGGCCATCGGTAGAGATCCAACAGGCTTACATTTGGCTGTAGTCAACAAGGAAATGGACTGGAATACAATGGAATGTCCAGTTTATGATAATTGTACTCTTAACATGTTTTCGTGTAGGTACTTAAACGCTTTACCAAAAGACACCGTAGTATTA GATTATTATGAGACCCCTGAGAAAGCTATAAATGCTGTTAAAGTGGGTGATGCGTGGGGTGCGCTATACTTCACTGAAAACTTTACTGACGCACTCGTAGCACGAATGGCGTTGGGTAGAGAATCTGACGAAGAAACATTGGACCAGAGTGAAGTGCGAGTGTGGCTTGACATGTCGA aCCAACAAATTGGTTTAATGTTGAACAGAGACTTGCAATTGTCTTATAGAGACTTTGGGCAAGGTTTACTGCAGAGCTGTGACCAAAATCCTAAACTCGCGGATATTCCAATTCAG TTCAAAGAACCAATATACGGCAGTAGTGATCCCAGTTTTACGGATTTCGTAGCGCCGGGAGTCATTTTAAC AATTGTTTTCTTCTTGGCTGTCGCACTCACGTCTTCGGCACTTATCATCGAGCGCACTGAGGGCCTGTTGGACAGGAGTTGGGTTGCCG GTGTAACACCGTTAGAAATATTGTTCTCCCATGTCATTACGCAATTTGTAGTCATGTGTGGACAAACAGCACTTGTTCTTATATTCATGATTCTTGTATTTGGTGTGGAATGCAAAGGAGACATTACTTTAGTCATAACCCTCACAATATTGCAGGGTCTTTGCGGCATGTGCTTCG GTTTCGTTATATCAGCCATATGTGAACTAGAAAGAAACGCTATCCAGTTGGCCCTGGGAAGCTTTTACCCGACACTTCTGCTCAGTG GTGTCATCTGGCCGGTGGAAGGTATGCCCGTTTTGTTGCGGTACGTCAGCTACTGTCTACCGCTGACCATGGCAACGACGTCCCTACGGAGCATACTGACTCGTGGCTGGAACCTGCTGGAACCCGACGTGTACTTGGGCTTCGTGTCCACCATCTCATGGATAGTGTTGTTCCTGTCTATCAGCATGGCCGTGCTCAAGTTCAAGCGCGGCTGA